One Zeugodacus cucurbitae isolate PBARC_wt_2022May chromosome 3, idZeuCucr1.2, whole genome shotgun sequence genomic region harbors:
- the LOC105218759 gene encoding uncharacterized protein LOC105218759 isoform X4, whose translation MTAKETHRHIIDGINMKSLLDLNDDCLIEIFKYFNLVEAFKIIDVRSTRLTEIAHQRIAAFKELNIAIRDFPNFTPEQLQIIGENVCSLTMTCGYSMPTKNVLNILVPLCEGAAVYKRLRAFTLNYVYFNKDYCKCIGKAATNLQRLNLNYCQLTDELLTELLKRCGDLLELEILGNYTLNGEFLHNLQLPALRVFKLELHAEWNYPIESFKMKNPNVKLII comes from the coding sequence ATAGATGGAATCAATATGAAATCTCTACTCGATTTGAACGACGACTGCCTcatagaaatattcaaatacttCAACCTTGTGGAGGCGTTTAAAATAATCGATGTGCGCAGCACGCGCCTAACGGAAATCGCACACCAAAGAATTGCTGCATTCAAAGAGCTCAATATTGCAATACGCGACTTTCCAAATTTCACACCGGAGCAGCTGCAAATAATTGGTGAAAATGTATGCAGTCTTACCATGACTTGTGGATACTCAATGCCAACAAAAAATGTACTAAACATCTTAGTACCACTTTGTGAAGGTGCTGCCGTATATAAGCGACTGCGCGCTTTTACGCTGAATTATGTGTATTTTAATAAAGATTACTGTAAATGTATCGGCAAGGCGGCAACAAATCTACAGAGACTAAATTTGAACTACTGCCAATTAACAGACGAACTTTTAACGGAATTATTGAAAAGATGTGGTGATTTATTAGAACTAGAAATTCTGGGCAATTACACGTTGAACGGAGAATTTCTGCACAACCTTCAATTACCTGCCTTGCGAGTGTTCAAATTGGAACTGCATGCGGAGTGGAACTACCCAATTGAgagttttaaaatgaaaaatccaAATGTTAAATTGATTATATAA
- the LOC105218759 gene encoding uncharacterized protein LOC105218759 isoform X5 — protein sequence MCLHIDGINMKSLLDLNDDCLIEIFKYFNLVEAFKIIDVRSTRLTEIAHQRIAAFKELNIAIRDFPNFTPEQLQIIGENVCSLTMTCGYSMPTKNVLNILVPLCEGAAVYKRLRAFTLNYVYFNKDYCKCIGKAATNLQRLNLNYCQLTDELLTELLKRCGDLLELEILGNYTLNGEFLHNLQLPALRVFKLELHAEWNYPIESFKMKNPNVKLII from the coding sequence ATAGATGGAATCAATATGAAATCTCTACTCGATTTGAACGACGACTGCCTcatagaaatattcaaatacttCAACCTTGTGGAGGCGTTTAAAATAATCGATGTGCGCAGCACGCGCCTAACGGAAATCGCACACCAAAGAATTGCTGCATTCAAAGAGCTCAATATTGCAATACGCGACTTTCCAAATTTCACACCGGAGCAGCTGCAAATAATTGGTGAAAATGTATGCAGTCTTACCATGACTTGTGGATACTCAATGCCAACAAAAAATGTACTAAACATCTTAGTACCACTTTGTGAAGGTGCTGCCGTATATAAGCGACTGCGCGCTTTTACGCTGAATTATGTGTATTTTAATAAAGATTACTGTAAATGTATCGGCAAGGCGGCAACAAATCTACAGAGACTAAATTTGAACTACTGCCAATTAACAGACGAACTTTTAACGGAATTATTGAAAAGATGTGGTGATTTATTAGAACTAGAAATTCTGGGCAATTACACGTTGAACGGAGAATTTCTGCACAACCTTCAATTACCTGCCTTGCGAGTGTTCAAATTGGAACTGCATGCGGAGTGGAACTACCCAATTGAgagttttaaaatgaaaaatccaAATGTTAAATTGATTATATAA
- the LOC105218759 gene encoding uncharacterized protein LOC105218759 isoform X3: protein MFSYYFAKQPTINIDGINMKSLLDLNDDCLIEIFKYFNLVEAFKIIDVRSTRLTEIAHQRIAAFKELNIAIRDFPNFTPEQLQIIGENVCSLTMTCGYSMPTKNVLNILVPLCEGAAVYKRLRAFTLNYVYFNKDYCKCIGKAATNLQRLNLNYCQLTDELLTELLKRCGDLLELEILGNYTLNGEFLHNLQLPALRVFKLELHAEWNYPIESFKMKNPNVKLII from the coding sequence ATAGATGGAATCAATATGAAATCTCTACTCGATTTGAACGACGACTGCCTcatagaaatattcaaatacttCAACCTTGTGGAGGCGTTTAAAATAATCGATGTGCGCAGCACGCGCCTAACGGAAATCGCACACCAAAGAATTGCTGCATTCAAAGAGCTCAATATTGCAATACGCGACTTTCCAAATTTCACACCGGAGCAGCTGCAAATAATTGGTGAAAATGTATGCAGTCTTACCATGACTTGTGGATACTCAATGCCAACAAAAAATGTACTAAACATCTTAGTACCACTTTGTGAAGGTGCTGCCGTATATAAGCGACTGCGCGCTTTTACGCTGAATTATGTGTATTTTAATAAAGATTACTGTAAATGTATCGGCAAGGCGGCAACAAATCTACAGAGACTAAATTTGAACTACTGCCAATTAACAGACGAACTTTTAACGGAATTATTGAAAAGATGTGGTGATTTATTAGAACTAGAAATTCTGGGCAATTACACGTTGAACGGAGAATTTCTGCACAACCTTCAATTACCTGCCTTGCGAGTGTTCAAATTGGAACTGCATGCGGAGTGGAACTACCCAATTGAgagttttaaaatgaaaaatccaAATGTTAAATTGATTATATAA
- the LOC105218759 gene encoding uncharacterized protein LOC105218759 isoform X6, whose translation MKSLLDLNDDCLIEIFKYFNLVEAFKIIDVRSTRLTEIAHQRIAAFKELNIAIRDFPNFTPEQLQIIGENVCSLTMTCGYSMPTKNVLNILVPLCEGAAVYKRLRAFTLNYVYFNKDYCKCIGKAATNLQRLNLNYCQLTDELLTELLKRCGDLLELEILGNYTLNGEFLHNLQLPALRVFKLELHAEWNYPIESFKMKNPNVKLII comes from the coding sequence ATGAAATCTCTACTCGATTTGAACGACGACTGCCTcatagaaatattcaaatacttCAACCTTGTGGAGGCGTTTAAAATAATCGATGTGCGCAGCACGCGCCTAACGGAAATCGCACACCAAAGAATTGCTGCATTCAAAGAGCTCAATATTGCAATACGCGACTTTCCAAATTTCACACCGGAGCAGCTGCAAATAATTGGTGAAAATGTATGCAGTCTTACCATGACTTGTGGATACTCAATGCCAACAAAAAATGTACTAAACATCTTAGTACCACTTTGTGAAGGTGCTGCCGTATATAAGCGACTGCGCGCTTTTACGCTGAATTATGTGTATTTTAATAAAGATTACTGTAAATGTATCGGCAAGGCGGCAACAAATCTACAGAGACTAAATTTGAACTACTGCCAATTAACAGACGAACTTTTAACGGAATTATTGAAAAGATGTGGTGATTTATTAGAACTAGAAATTCTGGGCAATTACACGTTGAACGGAGAATTTCTGCACAACCTTCAATTACCTGCCTTGCGAGTGTTCAAATTGGAACTGCATGCGGAGTGGAACTACCCAATTGAgagttttaaaatgaaaaatccaAATGTTAAATTGATTATATAA